Genomic DNA from Pectinophora gossypiella chromosome 20, ilPecGoss1.1, whole genome shotgun sequence:
tggaattttttctcggaacattaataaaaattttaatgtttttttttttaattatttttagatctATACtgacggcctttgtggtccagtggtggagcattgtgctcacgatccggaggtcccggattcgaatcccggtggggacaaatcagaaaaatcactttgtgatccgtagtttggttaggacattacaggctgatcacctgattgtccaaaagtaagatgatccgtgcttaggaaggcacgttaagccgttggtcccagttattacttactaatgtaagtacgtaatcgttagtcatgtcaggggcctatggcggctcagtaataactctgacaccagggttgatggggttggtaatctacctcacaacccacacgatagaagaagttctatacttttgcgacggaaaattccgcttgatatcaactcagaatcatggtttgaatcatacataaaagtttttgttacacAACAACctgtgtaaaaattgacgattcaaagtgtaggtAACTATTTTACCAACGGAATAAATACAGTTTTTAGTTTGTATGGCTCATTCATTTACCCCGGAAGAGACATGGTAACTTCACCTaactataaatacatataagtgCCTTATCAATGTAATATTTCGCATTACTGCAGCGTATGGATGAGTTCATCGACCTTAGATATAGACTTCCTTCTACACAATAGAGCATTGTAATAAAATCATGTTCATATGTGAAGAAATAATTGATGTTGCAACATGAGTTATAAACATTTGTATTATCTTTGTTTATTGTGTTCTAAGAAGTATTTTAATACTAATCCAAACACATTTAGATatcaaaatacatatttaaatgtatGTAGACTACTattcatcactacatagtaaaacaaagtcgctttttctgtccctatgtacgcttaaatctttaaaactacgcaacggattttgatgcggttttttttaatagatagagtgattcaagaggaaggtttatatgtataataacatccattaaatagtggagaaatactgttatttttgaggtttttaatgtgatgtcataaataatttcattttttcctcagcattgcaccagagcgaagccggggcgggtcgctagtgtacataaacacAACATCACACTtgtttccccgaaggggtaggcagaggtgtaatgtATACACACCAACACCtggccagctacgtttaagtctCACGTACCAGGAGGGGACCCTATTGCccttaaccgggcacaaatcctggaaactacgtgatatcaagtATCTGTTAACAAACTCGAATTAGACcccaagccgggattcgaacccgtgatattAAGATGTAAGCCACGCCTTGTCCGAACAGAGCTACCACAGTTTTTTTACATACTACTCAAGTcactacaaaagaaaaacagaCACTAGATTGACCACCAGTCCAAAACAagcaaaaacaacataaaaatgtagacaaaaaaacatttaataataaataggcgCGAAAATCTTACACGCGGCGAAATAGTGATGTTACGAATACTACGAGTGCTTATATCGATTACCGCGCGTCGACTGTCTTTTTAGCGTGacgttattgtaaatttgccttAGTTGGTATTCACTATTGTCGACTGTCTCTCAAGTGTCTATTGTTACAGAACTCGACTTACAGCGTCGCTTATCGATATAAAGCAATTGAGATAAGATTTCAGCATTATCCATGATTGCATCTGCAATTAATTGAGCGGTTGGTATTGTTCATAAATAGGCTTTAGATATGGATAGCGagattgttttaattatattttttaaattaaaatacttgaataatgttatacgAAGGTCCATAATGGCTAAGGAGACAAGGAAAGGAATGATCAATTGCTAAgtgaatagtttttttttttatatattttatgttgtgaaTAGATAATTCTTTGTTCAGTAAAATTGAATTTTCCTTTTTAGAAAAATTTCGCGTTATCAATTATCCGCAAAAAAGTTATAAGTATTATGGCGATGTAAAGTTTAATATATTACCAactcaataaagatatttttgaatttgaatttttaattgaatttctaagtattaaaaacatatatttttaattttaatgtacTATTGTGTTTGGGAGGAATTTTCCTGTGGTGAAATGTATTACTCGTCTTCAAAGTGGTATCTACTGGTAATGGTAGGTACTTTAGACTCACGATGTGTAACAATGTTTGCTCACGTGTCAAATACATGTAGATTACCACGAGATGCTAAATGCAGATGGACATAATGACAAGGACAAGTGGCAGATCATGTATCGATATGGTATTATTATCATACATGCGTCAATAGGCAATGGTGATGACACTAGACAGACGTAATCATAGACAATCAAAgattttattgtaaagtttcaatAAGCTGTTggtaatttttgtttcatataaATGCTAAATATTAGATGTAGTCGCGGTAATCCAGTTGGTAAAACACTTAGGCCTAAATCtgtgactgtcgaatttgttttcgaagtcatgattggatcataaatgattatcacgtgctcagcggtgaaggcaaacatcgtgaggaaacccacattcccgagaaatgtattttcggagctatgtgacctaacctgtattgggctggttttcccttcgcgggtttgaaggtcagacaagcagtcgcttctgtaaaaaaccggacctgtcaaatcttcaggttaggtaagcggatcctgtgagaaacgggataatgctaggtggaGTTAATTGCTAaatattactaaaataatactCTACTTTTTAGCTAAGAAACGAAGGAGTTAGTGTTTTTAGAACTAtcacaaatatttattgtatttgttgGGAGTGATTTACAAAGTTAGTTAGTAGATACGTGACGCACAAGAAGTGATTTTAAACTGACATCATAAAGTTGCGTCTATTATGAGTAGCATAGAAATTCTCAACCAAAAACATTCGTACCTTTTGTTTACAGCTTGCGTCATGTCATTttaaactaattattttaaaaatttacTAGACGCGGTACAGTATTGTTTTCAAAAGCAATTAATATGAATGACGAATTGTTTTTCTTGTTAACTCTGAAAGCTGTCATAAAGTTTCTATAGTTATTTTACAATTATGGTTTGTATTGTAATTTCAGACTCAACTCAacttattaaacttatttaattatctaTTGGTAACAGTAACttagaaaacaatatttatcTTTGTAAAGAGATCATGGCGTGATGGAAGTTGGAAGGTCGTTACAATTAGATTATGACTTTGTGATAGTTTCGTGTAAGAAGACTGTCTGAAGAATGAGACGAATGATTGCCAGAAGTACTGGGGCAAGGTTATCGTAAACCTTGACTTGAAAAAAACTTATCGCTtgcatttttgttaattaatcAAACTATTGTAATCACTACCGTGTAATATTAGTAATTAGTATCGTAAATTAAAGTTCATCTAtagttaatataaaataaacaataaattttccGTTATATACATAGTCAGTTAACCAGGAGAAGATCACGTGATATCTAACGTGACAACATAATTGTAAGCAAGAAGCTGGTAATCTCTGGTAATTCGGTATTGTGGTTAAATCTACCTTATTCAAGCAAAAACACATCGCGAAAGCTAGCGGATATAAGGAAAAAAATGAATATCCTCACATAAGAATCACGTGAGCGCATGGTAAAACATGATAAGGTCATGTATAAGTAGTTGTATTCATGAGCATGATAAAGTTAGCTGATATTTTCGATTACTTACAATCTGTCTGGCAGATTATATCGAAAATATTTAAGATTTGAAAGATTGCAGTCTTCAATAGCCGCTGGTTCGTCAATTAGTACAAGTTCTcgaaaaattaattttgtaagcACTGCTTACTGCAATGTCAGCGTCTATTGCAGACTCCAGTCTTTGAAATCTTCAATATTTTCAATATCATGTACCAgacatgtaaaataaaatgaattaaagtttggtattttatagataagaatagaattatgtcattttttgacaatttgatgttaATGCTTTTAGTTGTTGCCGTTTTTGTTAATGTGGCTACTTATATCGATCATTTTGAGAATAGCCATGGTCATGGGTGTCTGATGTGTTTATTCGTGAAACTGACATTATTATACTACTAGTGGTAAACTTCGTATAGACAGTCATCATTAGCAATATTAACACCTTACCCGATAGGTGATGAATGATACAATTGATTTGAATCGTTAAGGTGTGATAATGAATTTCTCACATCGTCAGACATAATGACTTACAAGTCTAGAAAACGGCAGGGTTATAAAAAAGTTCTCCCTAGTCCTCAAGACGAGTTACCAATAGATTGATAAATGCGACACCTCTAGAGAGATGCAAATAACGCTACCTAATGAGTTTGCAATCATCTTTTATCTACATTTTTTCTCAAACagcgatataaataaaagtaatagcTAGCTGGCaaactgtcaaaaaaataaaatgggtaTGGAAattcatacaatatttttttccatcaTGTCTATATGTATTGAGTATGAAATATCCAACATAAATGAATGGCGTAGTTATGAACAATGTCTAAACAAAGCTGACTGCATGGTTCTTATTGATGATGTTATAAATCTGTAATGATTGACATGGCGAGAAGACACGGGTTGTTGTTCGCGAAAAGACACGGGTTGTTGTTGGCGAAAAAATGCCTGTCTGTCTAAAGTTGCCTACATTATGATAGGAGGAAGCTTAGTGCATCTTTAAGTCTTACCAGTTTGGGCTACACTCGGATTATGTCAGTCAATCAGTCTGTTTTTCTATTCAAACATGTTTATAATTTCTGAAAGTACCTACGCTACGTCTTTATAGTTCGTGATTAAAGCAATTAGAACATCTTACTTCGCATGTACCTTTTATCTGCAGAATATGGTCGTCATACGAGCCTTTATGCTTTGCTAAAACGTGTCTTACACATGAGCCGCAGTCATTTGAGTTTTCCTTGTAAGTGTATACGTCTCGGTAAATGTTTTTCGAGTCATTAGCACGAAGTATAAAAAGTATGTTAGCCTTGGTTGTAATAAGTATGTTGGCGTGGGATAAAATTAGGTACAGGTATGAAGGAAATAATTGGAATTTGAGGGATAATTTACTGCAAATATGGTTGAAAATTTCACTTATGATGAATCGATTTAATCATCGGCTAACTGCACTCCGTTAGGTGGATACCTACTGCAATTGAACGCGTGATTGAAATGATTTGTGAATGACGATGTCTAAAGTAAAAGCGTAGAAGTTTTCAGTCAACTTTATCTTCTCCtaactcaaaataatgtatTGTTTTATAAGAATCAGGAACGTAACAAAACTTTTTGCCTGTATGATTGATAGTCTTTTTTTTAGTATTACAAATTGTtgtatgatttaaaatatgtggCAAAAGATACCAGCATTACAAATAACTTTAGTTTTCCGTGTTAATAAGTTACAGACTACCAagtctaatattataaacgcgaaAATATGATTGATGGTTTGTTCTTCCTCGTGAACCCAGCGAACGAATCGACGTGATTTTTTTGCGTACAATACAAATAGCTTAACTCAAGGGCctaatttttatactttttaacaaaatggatgatagatatcAGAGTGCAATAATAAACAAgtacttaaaagaaaattaattatcgattattttatgaaaaatcccGAACTCTCGTGCGAGTAAGAGATACCTTGAGGAAGGtgtattaataaactttttacacATACTTACGACATACTCTTCGCGAATTGCTTCTtgcgcacacacacataccaaCTAAATGAAACCATGAAACACATGATttgcatatattattatttccatGTGGAGTACATGTGTATGTAACTTTGGAATATCAGGCAGAATAATGATgtacttagtattttttaaatctcatatttattctttttaagcATCAATTTTGAGcttccgtatttttttttgcgaTTAATTAATATTGTCGTGTGCAATGCAACACGATACGACGCCCTTCTATCTACTTTCAATTAGTATGTTACCTTGATCGATTTATTAATTAGGACATGTGTGAACAGTGTCTTTGTACCTAGGTAGAGTAGAAACTCTTTATGCCAATATGTGTATGAAAATATTCTGAATGTTTTAGTAGTATTATTATAGATAAGTACAGTGGAAATTATGAGGCTGAATGGAATGCTTCAAAGGctacatgtttattttttataaaaggaagaaaaatattatcgatacctCGACAATATTAACAAAGCACATCACTATAACCGGTATtaaagaaatacattttttatcgGGCTTATTGCCAAAACAtggtaaaattttaaaacaaattcaaagggcttaacaaatatttaaatgggACTTCACTGTTAAAAAACGAACTTGTAAGGTAAAGTTTCTGTCACGTATTCACAATATAATACACTCGcgtatattttattctaaacGCGTTGGAACTACGTCCTCTAATGCCCTCGATAATGTTTCGTAAATTCGCAAACAATTATGACAACATAACCTCGAGCACGGCCACTGTCAATGAACACTGGGAATGAATGACAACTTGACAGAAGAATGTTCATGCGCGTTCGGTGCGCGCTTCAAGTCAGCTGTTGATTGATCAATCGATCAGCTGTTTATGACACTTCCCTGCGGTACTAAGTTCATCATTGTCATTGTCACCTGTTTGTCGCGCAAAATATCTtgcgaaaatatttttcttgtatGGTAACATGCATGTAACGTCACTGTCATTATAATGTCAAATTGTCAATCGCATTCATGACAGAAATTCatgtcaattcaattcaatagaAATAAGATTTTGGAATAgttatttttgatttaaaaatattgaccaaattgcttatttattcatgttgtatttcataatttaatatttaacaaGCTTTGGGTATTCCTTAGCCCAGTTTGCGTATTGTTGGGGATATTCTGGGAGTTTTAATTGCAACTTTTAAGTGGTAAATTCGGAGTTACCTAATCACCTTTTGCCTTATTATTGTGctgtgaatatttattttatgcggtaaattaaataaataagcctAGGAACGAGATAGTATCATCTATTATCTATTCGGCTACGCGACAGTTTACGCAATACCATTTGGAAGAAAGACGTGTCCTATTTAGAGCAAATAGAAATTATGGCGCGTAAGGATTTCTTCCGTGATACTTGGATAAgatatttaggtaagtaggttactatttcctttttattttttaaattacggtGGTTTGGAATAAAAGTAATACactaatttattattcattgcttaaaaataaagtttcagAAACTTATTATCTTAAGGAAATTAATTCCTTtgcaaataaaatttattttcgtgtaaagaaaaataaaataaaaatatgtcttACGTTTCATCCCTTGTAATGTAACCATCGCTGAATAAATCCATGATGCCAAtctggaaaataaaattattaatttataaaaataaaaataaatttaatgaatttatgagaaataaatatatcactgtgttatttattttataatatacattaaTAATTCTATGTGATAATGGGACATACATATACGGAGAGGTATGCCCcatgatatattttatattggatGTGTAACCCATAACAATATCAAATATAGAGGCAGTTCCTTTTGTTTGACTCAAAAACATTTATCACTGGCTCTTTTTTTAGCTTGTAGGTATCACTACTGCAGTGTAAAAGTCTCTCTATCTTATTTACCTAATCCTTATAATTTCTTTAACTTCCAGGCTATGCAAATGAGGTTGGTGAAGCGTTCAGACCGTTAATTGAACGAAGGTTTGTGAACTACAGCTACGGTCTGGCCTTTGGCTATGTTCTCGCGGATACTACGGACAAAGCCTTGCAGAAGTTTTGGGTATGTACTCACTTTAATTAGTcatttgaaaacttttttatttaatgtttatttcataataaaaaatattagagtACATATTCTACTAGACtatatttataaacatatttttatttaagaagaTCCATAATGTatgagtgttttttttatataaacaacctCTATAATATGACCCACTATTGGGGCAACCTCAACCAACCATAGGGGTATAGGCTATACTCTACTGTGCTGCTCCTCTGATTGGTTGGAGGTGCTAGAGCTAATAAATCTTAAgaaattgtttatatttttttatttgtttcccaTTTTAGCATGATGGGCGATTGACCAAGGTGCTGTGGGCCACAGGAGATGCTCTGATATGGCAGTCCTTAGCTTCTATTATCATACCGGGGATTGTTATTAACAGGTAAGTTTAATAAATACAGTCTTAAGGCCCagaagtccttttaaaatccaaaccctattgttaagccgttggtcctgattactacctactgatgtaagtatgttgtcgttacatgagtcacgttagGGGCCTGACATGCctgaggcctgagggtgccttgAGCACCCCTGCAGCCCAGatatccagacacaatagtaaaacaatcttcttctatcgtgtgggttgtgaggtggattaccaaccccatcaaccctagtgtcagggttactattgagccgccaaaggcccctgacatggcttatgtaacgactactaaattacatcagtaagtagtaactgggaccaacggcttaacgtgccttccgaagcacggatagtAATGtcttataaccaaactagggatcacaaaatgattttcgtgatgtgtccccaccgggatttgaatccgggacctccggaacgggagcccaacgcccaaaccactggaccacggaggccattcgatactaataatttgaatatttttttttcagaatagTAGCGTATTCCAATGTAGGGTTAAAGAAATATGCCCCGAAAATTCCGAGACGGCAGCGGCTTTGGATGACTGTTGGTATTGGTATCATGTCAATACCCATCATCGTGTCTCCCATAGATCATAGTGTGCACTTTTTGATGAACATCACCTACAGACAAATCTTCAAATAGTCAATATTCATTTCCAAAATGGCGGTGGTGTAAGAAAGGTATATTTTGTTCAGCACTTGGGCTAGGATTAGACCAATCTTCATAATATAAATCAGTAGCAAAtgaataaataagataaaaaaatataagttcaaTTCTGagatttatatatttctttacAAAATTATGTCACTTAAGATTTACTAACATACATGATCTGACACAGTAGTAGTAGGAATTAGGGAAACCTTTGAAATTATAGTAAACGGTAGTAAAGGacttggtccggccaagtagttaatgccatatatctgcggcaaatctacaataagtcacgtcaataaaaactaaaaaggtTTAAGTAGAAATTTTCGCACAAAATTGGCAACACCAATTCCCGCTAAAATTAGTCCAAAATGGCGGGAAATTAGCTTTTAGAATtagaacaaattcaaattcaaaaatatctttattcagtaggtaacatagtcacactttgaatcgtcaatttttacataacgaacgtcttatccgcctaaattactgcagcttctcataacctgtatagccggggaaaagaagctgcaagaaaaacctcggcacaaggccctagacgtatttaaaaaaaaacacaaaagtcGTATTTAGCTCAAAAACCGTGCTTTGGACGCTGCGAGCGCATATTTTGGCCTCACATTCCATTTTTAACGTGTGTTGAAATTTTATGggcaacgagggactttccaggctacgttcccaaaaaaaaaaaaaaaatagctggCACTGTAAAATTTTGCCTTTATTTAAccttataatttcatggataacagacgaaTTACAATTcatggaattaaaaaaaaacatgtgtgACGGTACAAAAAAAATGCGGCGAGGAACGCGGCAATGTGGATGCTGCTTTAGTTTCATGAAATCTCaaattaggtacattaaaaaaaaatattatgtgtgAAGAGATGAATTTCAGCAATACACATAGCACATGGGATAATACTTAGTTCCGAAAACTAGTAACACCTCAATGCAGGCAGTCCTGCATAAGGGGCTTGTcccacataaacagcctatatacgggtatggagcatactccaccacgctgctccacagcgggGTGGTGGTTTGTCCTACACGCCACTACACAAAGTCATATTAACTGCTTATGGGCAGAAAAAAAAGCTTTTCGAATCTGTTGCCTTAATCATGGtataaaaccaggtatgctcattttttttttttttttttttggtttggttttccccgaagggtaaggcaaagggaactatgcccatacagccatgtctgacgtattttttttcttgatgattaatgaaatggtgaaaggtgatgaatgatgatgatgaaacctaagcccccaccctcggagtagactcctactccgaaccccaaacgaattaactcaaaagtccgcataaacttttgagctatgaagcggcttcctagcacgaagcgaaaataggcagatacactttgtttatttaatactccaatataataacactcgcgaatgtcttccgactaacttaatgcgatcattaaccacaaaacaccacttcgtattaattatttagattattcaatgaagaaagcaactgtcccgttcccgtttcccgctaaaaagcccaggtatgctcaaaagtgacagctaacatttcaaggttagccgcgctaAAGTCATCTCACACtttgttgccattttgtaaaaaagaaattatcCACGATTaacgtttttaatttacttagtaaggcgttttttttatatgtgtcAAATGATAGCAATTTAGTAAGTTCGTCAGTAACTAGCCCTTAATTTTCAGTAATTAAATTTAAGTCTTTGGAGTTTTGGACATACCAATTTTATGGTAACACTTATGTAATACTttcgtcatcaaacggctagtgATGGCGGCGTTTTATAGGATTGAGTATAcctggttttattattattattaccatgGCCTTATTCACAGCGAGCACCTATAAGGTATTAGGGACGTTTGAAGGTTTGTCTTGTTAGGCTCTCCAGAATCTaagaaaaatctaaaattaAGGTTAGTACAAAGAAATTTACCTATATTTATGCAATTTGCACATCCAATTTTCTTTACAAATTGCACGAAGATTTTTTAAGGACGGATTGTATAAGTGtccttaaagtaaaaaaatgcattatttagattataattatttatattacttgttGTAAAAAAAGGATTCCATGCATGCATGTCGATTTCGAGTAAAATAAATGGAAATCTAAACTATTCGGAACAGAGTAACCAGGTGAGGGCCTTCAACtctcgccatttgtccggccaagcagttaatgccatctgcggcaaatctgcaataagtcacgttaagaAAAAAAGGAACAGAGTAGTCACTGGCATAGTGAATGAAACCCCCATACGATTTTACTCGACAATTGATTCAGAATATAATTTTTGTCGTATTTTTGTCCTAGTAAACAGACATGCCATTTTGTAAGTGACGTTAGCGCATTTTTTTGTCTTCGGTTACTAATGGTTCAGCAGGCTGAGCACGCTATGTAGGtaagcgcgacgcgacgcgacgcgacatAAAATAAGGTCCTTGGTACACGCGACTACCGGGACATCCACGATTCTTTCAAGATGTACTCCATaggaaatatcttattattgtttatttcttaaagaagagccaagaaaaagaaaaacagatacttattttcataagaaatgagGAAATTGACAGTTTTTGACATCATTTGTGTGACACACTTTTCATATTCAAGTCGCGAGCAAGTCGAgctttgacatttactcgctCTACACGCGCCGATAGCGTGAGGCCTGCTGatcaatatttaattaaaattacacatgaAACCATTACTAAAATGAGAACTGTCAGAGGTTTTCAACTCTCACCGCTAGGCGTATTTTGTACGTAAATGTGGCGCCACTAGCGCAGGTATATTTTTCAATGTTCAAGGATTTTATGGTATACCTTAAGATCTTAATTAAATTACTGTTGTTTTTTGacatgaatattaatattagaGGCTGTGATGACATTATTCCAATTTAATATAGATAGGTGCCATAGATTTAGACTGCCATTCAATCAATTCCATCTATAGATTGACAAGGATCTTATGGCTCTTGGAAAGGAGGACCAGGGTGTCGCCTTTTCCATACAACCTCATTATAACAACACAAggaggcagaggtatatagtattTACCAGGGGTGGCGAACTTGATTAGACCCAAGATCTCCTGTTTGAACGAAACCCTCTGCGCTCTACCAATTACATACTTCTTGAAACCCTAAAACCGTGACGGAATAGTGATTGAAAAATGATAGATACTAGATGATGCGTGCATCAGTTGGCGATTACGTTGCGCAgtctaacatgcgcaacgggataaaattatcgatcgattaaataaattatgtcgaaatcgataagtttgttttttccctaacatgcgtgctacGTGATTTTCTTCGTATTATGACAGAAcgatatgacttatttgggttcgcatgttagcaccaatcgacaaaacgacataattaggtatatgggaaatgtgtaggaagcaagagaagtatgtcaggatcgaagcaaatggaattccatagtctctgcttaccccggtgggaaataggcgttagtttattatatgtaagtactgttgacgacaggtcgacatggcaatcggggcatgaggtgagccgcggaggcggggtcgccccgcacacccgcacagtccccgcggcgtcttagtcttagtgtcgcacgagtccgtatcgaccgcgtttatcgattataatctcgctcacataatttattgaattagaaattaacattaacacaaaagaaatctaatctaaatatgtatggtcaatcaaaattataaatatagcaagtatattttacatataattgaaaactaagaataatattttagaaataaaattaacgttagatgattcagctgaataaatattaacttaaatgaaaacgtggtattattttattcacattttgttacatacataataaaaatatatcgatattgaaaacgtcacgtcactagagaattgccatgtcgacctgtcgtctactatatgtatgtaatagggTGCCGGCATAGGCTGAATAGCAATAATGTCATGGAAATATTGCCATTAACAGA
This window encodes:
- the LOC126376323 gene encoding mitochondrial fission process protein 1, whose protein sequence is MARKDFFRDTWIRYLGYANEVGEAFRPLIERRFVNYSYGLAFGYVLADTTDKALQKFWHDGRLTKVLWATGDALIWQSLASIIIPGIVINRIVAYSNVGLKKYAPKIPRRQRLWMTVGIGIMSIPIIVSPIDHSVHFLMNITYRQIFK